GACGATAGCGATGTTTCAACTCGGGTCACATTGGATTTAGGAATTTCAAGATAGATGTTGATTTCAGATATCTCTAAGATATTAGATTAAAGGAATAACATTTAGAATATTCAATCCGTAAAATAATTGGTAAAATGGCTCACATTAGATTGACAATGACAAGAGGAATGGGAAGTATAAAGATGGTAATTTGACATTCTTTCAGTGTACATTTAATGGCAGCTGAGACCACTGCGATAGATTGACAGAATAGGGATTGGGTTGGGACGTTGGCAATATTTTGATATGGGTCACATCATAGATACTAAAAATCAACACTTACATGTCAAATTATAATTTTCCACAAAAAATGTTTAATCCAATTTACCATCATCCAAAACATCATACTATACATGGAAAGGCACAAGATTCTATCACAAGCCCAAATTCTTCCAGAATACCAcagttataagttataactgCAGCATGGCTAATCTATTACAATACAGAATCTCTAGAATACAATCTACTGTCTGATTTCTATTGCTTGGACTGAATCATTATGCCGTGTACAATTCATCTGATCCAGCAGTAGCAATATAATCTTCAGCCTTCTATCATTTGGCATTAAAGctctgtgttggtaaaattgTAATACCAGCATCATGGGAAATTTGAACTACTTCAAAATACAAGAGACCCGTCCATTTGATGCAATCTTGTTCAGATTAGAACAAGAATATCTTTTCTGCATGTTTTTGTACATTACAGCACACAGATATCATTCTTGCTTCCACAGTAGTGCGCTGCTAACTAGTCTGGGATCAGTGCACTTGTCAGTGTATCTGGTATCTATGCATTCCCCAAGAACTATGAATACCATCTATGGCATACCATCAGTTCATATCCTCTGATTTACAATATAGCTATTCTTTGATTCACCTGCTCTTCTGTCAATTGTATCTGACCCTGTTGATCATACTCTTCATTTCTTATCCACAAACCTATTGTGGCATTGAAGACATAGCATGAGCATCTTACCGGAGGCATTGATTTATGCCATGGCATGTCACCCAGCATTTATAACAATCCTTTCACAGGACAGTGATCAGCAttactgtaatgttactgtaacaTCATCATTGGTTACTCTGCACAAGGACGTCCTTGCTCTGCACATTCTGAAATTCTTAGCGATAGGTTATTTGCAattgagtaaaaaaagaagTCCCATAGCCCCTTTTAGGCTGTAAGCatgggttgttatctactgtatCTAGGGTATTGGATGGTGGAGCTGATCCCTCTCCTTCTGGTTCTgctgccttttacctccacaagtaaagtcaggtaccaattttcacacctgtgtggagtgaggaaagtaacTTTCCACAATATCTACCTATTAGGAATGCCAGGGATTGTACCTATGACCTCTCCATTGGACAATTGGGTAACACATCATAACGAGGTCACGAATTTGCAAGTACATCAGCAGACACGTCAATGACATCAGTCTTGCTTACTGGGCACGCTCTTGATTGATATGAAAATGACAGCATGAAGGTAATGTGAGCATGCTCTACAAGTGAGCAAGCGAGTCTAAAGTATCATTTTGTGCTGTGTGCATGGATTGAACAGATGGCTACAAAGCTGTTGAAAATACAGATAGGCAGTCATCCATCTCAACTTACATGGACTTAATTCAGACGGCAACCAAGCCTGGCATCCAGCCATATCATAGCTCCTGagtcttttctgtcctctctgcaaaatttacagagaggacagaagagactcgggagctatatataatagtatggctggataccaggctaaaggCAACCTAGGCTCACAACTAGGTGAGCTGGACAACGTTCATTTTCACAAGCAAAGTTTGCTGCAAGATCATTTCTATTGTGTGGGTTGGTATCAGCCTGTGGACGTTGGTCTGTTATCACCAATAGGTGGCCGTGGAACATCCGGTTTTCTCCACCAGTACACGAACCACACAACCATCCCCACAGGGAACAGCCACAGCACCCCACCCAGCACATACACCAGCAACAGCACCGCTATCACCACAGGGTGCAGGGTACGGTCAAACACAATCATTGCCAGGCTGTGTCCGCACACAATTATATATCTCAACCAACGTCTGATTATCTTCGCAACTTGTTAGCTTTACAGTCCCAGTAGTAACTGTAGACTTTGTAATTCTAATGACATTCCTTAGTAAATAACTTCGAAAACTATGACTGAGTATGAGATACAATGTAGGAAGGTGGAAATGAGATTGATTTCTGCAATGTTTTAATGGTGCCCTGGCAGCCCTCACTGTTGTCGGCTGAGGTACGACACTCCAAACAGCAGCCCAATGAACAGCAGTCCTCTCACACCCATCAACAGGAACACAACGGTCACGCCAACAGTCGCAATGGGTTCCACGGTCGTGCCCATGAGCTGAAAACGAGGGATTCCCAGCGCCAAGAGTTTCTGGTTTATAGCGTCGAACATGGAAACTTGCTGTACATGCTGTCCTCCTGGACCAACATTTGGCTGCTCATCATGCTGGATGTACCCCTGGAGTTTGCAAAGAGAAGGCAGAAAGCTTTCTTTCATCTGTGTCTGTAACATGCAATTCAAGCAAATCTCTTAAGGTGGCACTGCTAACAAGACAAGACTCGTGCCCCAAGGGGCAGTGATTATCAATAGCTCTTTCACAAAGGTCAAGCAAACGTAAAATCACGTGCGTCTTTTTATTCTAAGGATATGCACTGTAAAATTTGATGCCGTTATTTCATTATTTACAAAATGGGCACATTGGCGACGGAAATtatggggtgggaggggggcgttgtcCAAATTattctgcaattttttttttttttcttgaatacgctactgtacatgtatcaatcttATTTAATTTCCTTACGTTAGACTGGTTAACCGCCCTGACGAATGCAAACAAGATATCGGGCAGTGTAGTATGTAgatcgaaaaaaaaatgtttaagtaCTATTAAAGGACACGTCGACGACGACCGTAAACATCTGATTCATTTTTCGCCACTCTACGTTGTTTGCCTCTCACCTGCCTCCGTGTGGCTTGCTGGCGTTGTTGGTTGGGTCTCCGTACTCTTGGATCGTCGTCCTGTACGATTTCACCGTTAGCTAAAATTCTAACCATACTGTGGTGGTCAAAACAACGGGCAAAAAGGATAAATTTAACTCATGATGTGGGGAGGGACAGACATGTTGTGGTCCCACGATGCACAGCGACGGACGATACTATTGCCAAAAGGGGAGGTTTCAAATatctaacctttgacctaatgTAAAATTTACTACACAATATTGACAGTATGCCCCATATCACATTAAGTTTTACTAGGTGAAATGTAGAAAGCAAATGAGAACGTGATGACATAAAATGGATGAAATGAACGAAAAAACTTTTGCtgccattttttaaagtctagTCATGAGTCAACCTTGACATCTGCATGTGTATTAAtgttaacattaacgttactatACTTCTGATtagccaaggaggtttaaaaagacttttttaacctccttggatgaGCCAAGTTAATTGTTGTAGTGTCATTAAGTTCAGTCATCAGGAAGATTAGACAATTATGCATATGGCACATGGTTGGTTATATCATCTACTTTCTTTCTAgttctgcttggaaagtagttGATGACACTTCAAAAACACAGACCTGATCTATACTGAAGATTGTTGTCATTCTATCTTTGAGGGAAGGGGCAATAAATcttaatactagtagttttcatCCCATCATCAAATAATAATACAGCATATAACCTTTGTGGTAATGGGTAAGGACTAATTCAAATCAGTTTGAGCTTATCTTCATTAGCAGTACATATGTACCTTTGGTTTATGTATTAGTAAAGTTTTTAATTTACTAAACCGTAGTCTACAGTGCCTGAGACCTCTAGAGAGGAGCCAGGAGACCTCTCTACATCCATGACTACCTTGTCTCGCCAacaacctggaggtcaagggactaggtaagTAGGTAGGCATcaccaagaagcttttatcaagcttgataaaagctccttggtatcaCTATGAACTCCTCCATGCTATTCATAATGTTTTGGAGACTTAGTGTTTGTGTACATTTGTGCAATAGCCAGTGAGACAGAACAAGGATGAAGCGAACACACGTGTAAGGCATAATCCAATTAGTTTTATACAACGGTTTCCTAATCGCATCATAGCATATCACACTAACATgattttgaaattgatgcatacaCATTCTAACTGTGTAATTTGACCCCCTTTGCCCAATAAAAAGAAATGGTGGTGACTAATTGCAATGAATGAGGACACTAGTTTGAGTACAATAGAAAGGGCTGGACAAATGGTGTTAAGAAATTAAAGGAGCCCCCTTTAACTTATCTTTCCTTTCGCtacaagaataaaaaaaagatggtTTTCCTTAGCAATCTTCTATCAGTTCATGCATTCAAAATTTCCAGCACTTTCAAATTGGCACTGATACAATTTTACTAAATTCTACAAGCTCGTACCTTTCTGCTCATTCAGAGAAAATTTTCAAGTCAAACATGAAACCATCTTCTCTATCATCTAAACCATGTGAGAATCATCATGTAATGTCCAAATCTATGAAATGCTGTCATTGTTAATACACTAAAGGTGTTCAATTTACTAGTAGTAAGAGCATGTTCAAAATAAATCCCATTTCAAGACCACAAGATATTACTATTTAATCACAGGATAGTTTAACAACACATGTTACCGTAACATAACATAGATGTATTAGTTTTGGTTTCAACAGTACAACCTACAATAACAAGTTGATCCTCAGTCGATCATTAAAAGATCCATTGTCCAAACAAAAAGATAACTTTCTACAGAACATGCTCTAATTCATTAAAGCTTACAGTAAAATAATTAGGTGAAAAGAACACCAACATAAATTCTTGTACATTCTATATATATTAAAGAGAGGTATCATACATTGCATTTACTCAGAGTCAAACTTGATGGAGTTCACACCCATGTCTATAGGGCCTCCACGGTATGAGCCTCgcttcttcttcgtcttctcGTGCCTGAAGGATTTTCCCTTGGTGAACTTCAGGTCCTTGTTAGCTTTGGCACCCCATGCATCGCCTCCCTGAAGAGACAAAATTCAATGCAACATTTAGCAATACCAGTACACATGTGTGATATAATTAATATAATATTTTGGTTGTAGCCATTAGAAACTACTGTACtttacatttgttttttttaagaccataaagatgtatttccttggttcttaATTTTAAAGAAGGAATGAATAAGTTCCATATGAAAACTTAAATCTGATAATATTCACTCCATGAAGCTGCATACCAATGGACAGTCTTCCCCCCTCCTCAGATCTAAAACCCAACAAATCAAAGAAGTCTGAACACAGGATTTTGAAGGACAAGTCAACTGACCTTGGACTCAAAGGCGTTGTTCTGCAGACGTGGGTCAATTTCAACCTCTTCTTCACGTACCCTCCTGAATGGCGTGTTCTTCTGTTGACAAAAAAAGATTTGTGTCAATACAttgtttatttcattcatttcaaaaGAATAATGCTTTCTTTTACTGCAAGGAACAATGTTAAAATGGTAAATCTTAAATAGTGCCAGTATGTTTTAAATACATACATTTcactacaaaatacaaaaagaatCTTTTCTTATCCCCAAACCACTTCTACCTGGCATATGTTAAGTAAAACAGTATAAATGTATAAcaattgttgttgaaaattccaCTAGCTACAGCTAATGTAGTAACATGAAAGAACTAGAAATCCTGAAACTTAATAccttttcttgttgtttctttgtctgCGGTACTGTATTTGGGGTCTTCTTGTCTGCCTGTTGGTTGGAAGGAGTAGTCGTGGGAGTCTTGGGTTGGGATGTCTTGGCTGGTGTCTtcttctcctcttcctcctctgaACTGCTGCTGTCTTCTGATGAACTGCTCTCAGCTTTCTTGCCATTGGCTGTGACAGAACACAGAGAGTATATCTTACACACAGTGAGAGACTCATCCTGGCCAGAATTTTTGAATTCCCTGAACAATGGTCAAGAATCCTTGACatgcatttttgtacatttctcaGTCAGGATCTTGGTCTTTTTCAAAGATACTTGAATCCCTTTTTTCTAAGGCCTCATAAGATCCACCAACCTCCATTACATCTGAGTTATTCTTCTCATAAACCAGTGCAAGGGACTAATGACTGATGGGGACAATATAATCTCTCTCATACATGTATAGGGGAAATTTCCTGACTCCTCCAGCTGCATTCTATGCAAAACTTGAATGAAATTCTAGAAGTTCttactgtaaatcatgaaatgtttgCATGCAGGGGGTTAATTTTCAAAGTTGCTGTGGATACCTCTCTGCCACACCATGACACCACAAATAAGGTTTCCATTGAATTAACAATGTACTACATCAATACATAAtcgtttcaactgcaaactcaaaacacagcaaaaacctcCTGACACAAAATCAAACTCACCTGTAGGCTTTTTCTCCACAGGTGCAGGTGTCTTGGGTTTGGGAGCCTCCTCTTCCTCAGAACTGTCTGAGCTGTCTGAGTCTGAAGAACTGTCTGCTTTGGCTTTCTTTGCAACTCCATTCACCTGTGACAACAAAGCAAATACAAACTATGTCAGTTTATATATCAGTAATCAACACAATATGTCTGCTTCTGAAAAATCTCAGTAAATCTAATTCCTACAGCAGTGTTATGGCTCTAATATGGAActttgtgtacatttcacaaGTATTGCCAGTATCTAATATACTCTCACTACCAATGCGTGTTGAACATTAGATACAAAATGACACCTACATATACACCTCTTGCTATTCTGAACAGACGTAATGTATTCATGTCTTGCAGTATCCATCTAATCATGTAGTATTCTACATATGGTTGGTGGGGCAAACACCTGCCACATGGCATTAAGTAGCTATCATGAGAAACATTGATCAGGGTCTTGCTACCTTTGGTGCTGCTTTTTCTGCAGGCTTTTTCTCCTCCTCATCTGAGTCACTCGACTCCTCTGAACTTGATTCATCCTTTTTTACAGGAGTTTTAGGCTTTGTCGGTGTTTTGTTGACTGTTGCTTTTGTGGGTGTTTTTGTTGCTGAAGTTTTAGTCGAAGCAGGCTTGGTTTCTTCCTCTGAACTACTGTCATCAGAACTTTCTTCCGAAGAACTGGACTCTTCCTTCTTGGCAGGAGGCTTTTGAACTTGAGGAGTGGCCTTTGCTGGTGCTTCATCTTCTGAATCTGAACTTTCCTCAGATGAGCTTGAGTCATCTTTCTTAGCTGCAGTTTTCTTCGGGGCAGGCGTGGCAGCTGGCTTTGTGACTGCTGGTTTCCCTACTTTTTTGGTAGATTCATCTTCTGAGCTGGATTCCTCTGAGCTGGATTCTTCTGAGCTGGATTCCTTCTTTTTGTTCACAGCTGCTTTAGCTGATGTTTTTGCTGGTGCCTTGTCGTCTTCTTCACTCTCTGATTCAGAGGAGCTTGAGCTACCATCTTTTTTCTTTGGGACAGTTTTTGCTACTGCTGCCTTGTCTGTTACCGCCTTGACTTTGGACTcttcttcactttcactttctgaGCTACTTTCTTCGGAGCTTGATGACGACTCCTTCTGCTTGGATGCTGTTGTCTTCTGAACAACTTTTCCAGGCGTCTTTTCTTCTTCACTTTCTGAGCTTGAGTCACTAGAGGAACTTTCCTTCTTTTGGACTTGTGCTGCAACCTTTTTAGCAGGTGGTGGTTTTGTAGTCTTGgaggtttcttcttcttcagatgATGAGTCAGAATCTTCAGATGAACTCTCTTCCTTAGGCGCTGGTGTTTTAACGGCAGGTTTTGCAGCTGGTACAGGCTTTTTTGCAGTTTCGTCGTCAGAGCTTGAGTCTGAATCTGAGCTGTCTGAGCTTTCTTGTGTAGCTTGTTTCTTGGCTGGTGGTTTGGGGCTAGCTTTGGACTGAGCAGGCTTTGCAGGTTCTTCCTCACTTTCTGAAGAGGAACTACTCTCTGAAGaactttccttttttctctTGACTCCTGTCTCCTTTTTTGGAGTAGGAGTTGGCTTGGCTTGTGGTTTTTCCTCTTCATCTGAACTGCTATCAGACTCCGAAGAGCTCTCTTTCTTTGCTACTGGCTTTTTTGTTGGAGTagcttttttctttgttggAGTTACTTTTGCAGGAGTGGACTTCTTCTGTTTTGGGGTGGCCTTTTTCTTGGTGGGTGTCGTTTTCTTATTAGCAGGGGTGGCTTTTTTAGATTCTGCTTCGCTGTCTGAGCTTTCATCATCAGAATCAGAGCCTGAACTGCTCTGTTGTTTCTTAACGGGAGGTTTTGCTGCTGGGGTCGATGTTTTGGCCTGTGCTGGTTTATCTTCGTCATCTGAACTACTGCTGCTAGAGGAGGAGTCCTTCTTCTGTCGTTTGACGGCAGGTTTGGCCTGGGGTGTGCCTGTCCTTTTTCTCTTCTTAGCACTGTCAGGTGACCTGTGTGAGGGGAAAGACCAAGTGTCAAAGGAAgcttttcacatttctttagCATTAATACTATCGGTATCTAAATGCGGTGTCAATTTTGATGACGACTGTAAAGATttaggacatacatgtactcccacgcacaattcccgagtggaatgccctgcctggcacggttgtaagcgctcccaacgttgagcacttccgtgccaggcaggcggcctgcccgccctaacccgggagcctcagctccccccccctacttttgcccctcgcggggtcatttgggggtatcctatgcagatgcagatgcagatgcagaaaaTGAGAGATGTTACTTGACATTGCAGCTATGGAGAGAACAGTACTTTAAGTATAAAAGGATCCAGTAGTAGAGTACAAAATGTCATACTTAattatttttgtgtgaaatttaAGCCTTAAGGGCATTAAAAGACTTTCTgcatgttgattttaaatgaaGCCTGATTCGCAAGAAGTCTATGTACTTACTTCTGCCACATTTCAAACCAATCCTCAACTGTGGGCTGCTCTTCATCTGGAGCCTGAAGTTTCTGCGAGACAAAGGAAATGCAAGATTTACTTTGCTGCAAAATGTTTATTTAATATTTCAAATGTACATCCAACAACAGCAATCCTGATTGGGTACAAAGTGAATTTAGTTGACTGTCAACTAAATTCACTTTGTACCCAGTCAATATAGTAGTACCTTCAATAAGTAATGACTGAGACTGTTCCCTGGTTTGTCTAACATGGAACTATATTGCAATTCATGACTTTGGCTACTTTCTTCCTTATCCATGATCAAGATTTCAATGTACAAGTAAATTTAGTGTAATATGATTTGAAATATACAATGGGTTTTTAATGTCAGTTATGAGCAGGTTTATCTTTCTAACATTATTGAATATTCTATTGGATCAGACTAGAACTTTTCCTCCAAATACtggtggatatgattttgaaactgGGGCCTTGCCCAGACCATACTCTCATCATAATGTAAAGGTTTTACTTGGTGTTGTTACCTGTTGAACTTagggtgcccccctcccacatgtTAACAAACACGGAACACGTGCGCACACGTGCAAAGTGTGTAGTTTTGTACCACTATGATCTTCCCAATTCTTGTCAAAAGCGATGATGTTGAAATGGACCGGTGACTTGGCAAGGACATCATCAGAGAATAGTATGGCCTTTAGGGCATTACAATATTCAAACGATCGCACCACGCGTTAGAATTTTAAAGAAAGACGCCATCTTGACTTGCACAAGTTTCCAAGCAGGATGCTATAGGATGCTTGTAGAAACCCCCTCCCCAAGCGTCTTACCATTCCAGTCTGCTTCTGGAACCATTGTGCCGCCTTATCAAACTTGTGGTCCTTGAGGAACCCGTAGATGAAGGGGTAAATCACGCTGGGAACGGCGTTAGAAGACATGGCGAAGATTTAAAGTCCTGAAACCGGTGCGCGACAACGTGCTGTCCCGCGGACGGAGAGCACATGCGTGGTGACCTGACCTGAACTCACACTTAGCGTAACACTGATCTGTTGTTCCGTACCAAGTTCTAGCAGTATAAATTAGTACCTATTATCCTCATAAAATATTCCAAATAATATGAAAAGTACACAATTGATTAATGTATAAAAGCTGATAGTATTTTTGTATGATTGTTTATGTTTAGTGGCAtaaatttattttttcttgtgAAGTATCCGAGCCCACGAATATGGggcttattatttctgagaCTAGAAAATAGATAGGTCATCGTTTTCTCCGACATTCGACGTAGGAAACTCCTGAAGTTTTTCAGGGGAAACAAGGGCCATGGCGTCCCCTGAGATGTACGACACTGCTCTCCTGGGCATCCTACAACATCAGGGGAAGATAGAGAACTTCTTGGACGTGATGTTCGGCTTTTTGTACCGAAGAACGGACTTTTTCCGGACGATGCGCTCCAAGGAGGATCGGATGGGTTTCCCGCCAGGGGTCCAGGAGAAGATGCTGTATTCGGTATGTGTGGATAGAGCCCATACagccctagcctgggtaccatcctcccaaggaggttaaaaaaaggaggcctgtgattttttaacctccttcaTCCTCCATAGTATTAGTAACCCCTGGCACAATCTTTCGCTTGTAAACCACCGTTTGTGAGCGAAATAtattatcaaggaggttaaaaatctcttttttaacctccttgatattaTGAATATGAAGGATCATGGCATTATGAAGGATCAAAATGTTAGCAAGGATAAAGtaaaggagctttcatcaacataTATTATTTCTTCACCAGACACCTTTGATACATTTCCTGCAAATTTCTATTCTAACTATTGTTAAGTAAAGCTGCTAGTGAGAGTAAAAAATGTAAGCACCTCTCTGGATCCCCATAGGTCAAATAcctttttattatcattaaaaGGGAAGGATTTATTTTATAATTTGTTTCAGATctattcttttatcatttgttTCAGATCTTCAAAAAGTGGCAGCACTACGCCACCCAGGATGAGGAGAGGATGATGAAGAAGCTACAGGAGAAGGCAGAGAAGGAACGGCAGGCCGCTGCTGCAGGTAAAGGTGTGACGTGTGGAACAGGCCAGACCATATGCCTCTCCAGAATATACTGGGTATACTCTGACCAGGAGTTGTTTTGGCCTGTTACACTGGTCTGACATCATCCAAGAAACATAAATTACAAATATGTATCTGTATAGTACAGCTAACACTTGGAGTTACATATATACGCAGTGCTTGAGTTACAAGTTGGGTATGTCTGTATTATGTCATCAAACTAATATAACCTAGTTACTAGTTAGCTGGATAAGAATGTTCTAATTTTgccctagtacatgtaccatNNNNNNNNNNNNNNNNNNNNNNNNNNNNNNNNNNNNNNNNNNNNNNNNNNNNNNNNNNNNNNNNNNNNNNNNNNNNNNNNNNNNNNNNNNNNNNNNNNNNAATTTGTTGCAAACACATATTTGGGGGGTTATGCATTTTGCTGTCAAAGGGCATAACTGCATGTGTAAAAGTTTTAACCACTgggaacatttcaaaattaacAGTAAATGAAGTGTCTATTTGATCCAGAATCATTCAAGTAACAACATTCCAATCATGCCTTCTTGTTCCACTGCAAATCAGCATCAGCAGTCGTGGAAGAAGTGGAGGTGGAGACAACACAAGCAccagaaaacacagaaaacaagaCGGACAAGCCGTCATCACCAGAACAGGCAAAGACTCAGACAGTTGCAACCAGCAATGTAGATACTGCTCCTGCAAGTGAGGGGCAAAGTGGTGGacaaaaagatgaagaaaggaaagaaaggacaGAAGGAGAAACTGTAGATACTAAAGAGGCACCGAAGGATGCCAGTAAGACTGATGCGAAGACAGTGGAGGGAACAGAGGCAAAGGAAGGGGCAGCAGCAAAACCAACTAGGTGAGTTGCATGCAAGGCTAGGTTATGTCACGAACGTGGCTTGTATCTTTCAAGAGTTTTTGAACTAGAAAATCCGTACACATTTGTGAATTTGCAATTGTACTAAGGCCAGTTTTGATGCACATATGAAAGTTGATATATATGTAAACCTATTGTCACTCTTGCATCTAGTTTATAATTATaggtcattgtcattataattATAGGGTGACTAAAAAACAaaggcaaatacatgtagttcacacacaaatacatgtagtgcttGCAAAGTTATATCTTTCCTTCAATTTCTGAACTTCACCGTCAGTAGCTAGTAACATTCACTGTAGTGTAGAgtgtagagtgacaggaagtggtTAATACtaaaacatatttttaaaaTTAACGAACTAGCGTGACTACCATTAGGAATACAAGAAACTCTTTCACAGAGGAGTCAGGTCTTTGATCTTTTGTTGTTAGCTGTACTTACATTGGACATGTTAAAGATAGCCATTGATTCAAGCAATTTTTTCATATTTAATGGTTCTAACAATTTTTGAAACATTGGTGTCCAGCCAAGAGGAGTTTCAGCAGGATGCTGAGAGCTGGAACGGAGCTGTTCGAGAGAACTACAAGTGGGCCCAGCACATACACGAGGTGGAGATTAGGGTACATGTTCCTCAGAACATCAAGAAGGCAAAGGACTGTGTAGTGGATATCAAGAACAACTTCGTAAAGGTGGGGTTTGATAAATTTTCCGTTATAGCAGtgacaaaatgttacaattgaATGGAAAATCTAGAGTGACGAATATACTATTGACTATAGTGTATGTTGTCCAGTGGTACGTGACCCTGCTTTTGGGTCCAGAGTTTGAAACTTGGCTTTTGCCACTAACCTGACACACATGCTACTGGAAAGAGTCTTTGGAAATGATGTTGAACTGCAGTCAACTCTTCATTGTGCTAGTTCAGGTACTTAGAAGTTGAAAAGTCCAGTCCTGTAAATACTGTAGGTATCACTTGCATGCTCTTTCACAACCAGTGAATAGAACTGGATCAACATCACTTTCTCTTACTTTAGTGCTTGGTTAATTGAATCTTTTATTGTATTGCTGTAGCCAGCAAGTTGGACAGAACTGTGTCTAAGGCTCTCTTAAGTCTTATGCTGCTTGGTGACATGTTTGAGTTTTCATACTAGACAGTCCTACATTTCTTACCTTTTTGTAGGTTGCTATTAAAGATGGAGGCCAGGTGAAGGTGCTGATGGAGGGGAAGCTGACCAATAAAATCATCTGTGAGGAGAGTATGTGGAGTCTGGAGCCAGGCAAATGTGTGCAGGTAAGCACATAGGGATGAACACATGTAAGCTCTTTATTTGTAGTGGCACTTCTGCCCCAAAACTATACCTTGACTGAAAACTACTTCTGGTTGCTGATGCTGATCCAACATGTATGCTACTAGAAAGGGTAGCAGGACTTCGGA
The sequence above is drawn from the Branchiostoma floridae strain S238N-H82 chromosome 17, Bfl_VNyyK, whole genome shotgun sequence genome and encodes:
- the LOC118404764 gene encoding protein FAM241B-like; translated protein: MVRILANGEIVQDDDPRVRRPNQQRQQATRRQGYIQHDEQPNVGPGGQHVQQVSMFDAINQKLLALGIPRFQLMGTTVEPIATVGVTVVFLLMGVRGLLFIGLLFGVSYLSRQQ
- the LOC118404762 gene encoding nucleolar protein dao-5-like, which codes for MSSNAVPSVIYPFIYGFLKDHKFDKAAQWFQKQTGMKLQAPDEEQPTVEDWFEMWQKSPDSAKKRKRTGTPQAKPAVKRQKKDSSSSSSSSDDEDKPAQAKTSTPAAKPPVKKQQSSSGSDSDDESSDSEAESKKATPANKKTTPTKKKATPKQKKSTPAKVTPTKKKATPTKKPVAKKESSSESDSSSDEEEKPQAKPTPTPKKETGVKRKKESSSESSSSSESEEEPAKPAQSKASPKPPAKKQATQESSDSSDSDSSSDDETAKKPVPAAKPAVKTPAPKEESSSEDSDSSSEEEETSKTTKPPPAKKVAAQVQKKESSSSDSSSESEEEKTPGKVVQKTTASKQKESSSSSEESSSESESEEESKVKAVTDKAAVAKTVPKKKDGSSSSSESESEEDDKAPAKTSAKAAVNKKKESSSEESSSEESSSEDESTKKVGKPAVTKPAATPAPKKTAAKKDDSSSSEESSDSEDEAPAKATPQVQKPPAKKEESSSSEESSDDSSSEEETKPASTKTSATKTPTKATVNKTPTKPKTPVKKDESSSEESSDSDEEEKKPAEKAAPKVNGVAKKAKADSSSDSDSSDSSEEEEAPKPKTPAPVEKKPTANGKKAESSSSEDSSSSEEEEEKKTPAKTSQPKTPTTTPSNQQADKKTPNTVPQTKKQQEKKNTPFRRVREEEVEIDPRLQNNAFESKGGDAWGAKANKDLKFTKGKSFRHEKTKKKRGSYRGGPIDMGVNSIKFDSE
- the LOC118404307 gene encoding nudC domain-containing protein 3-like, whose product is MASPEMYDTALLGILQHQGKIENFLDVMFGFLYRRTDFFRTMRSKEDRMGFPPGVQEKMLYSIFKKWQHYATQDEERMMKKLQEKAEKERQAAAAASAVVEEVEVETTQAPENTENKTDKPSSPEQAKTQTVATSNVDTAPASEGQSGGQKDEERKERTEGETVDTKEAPKDASKTDAKTVEGTEAKEGAAAKPTSQEEFQQDAESWNGAVRENYKWAQHIHEVEIRVHVPQNIKKAKDCVVDIKNNFVKVAIKDGGQVKVLMEGKLTNKIICEESMWSLEPGKCVQVNLEKEKEYWWKAVLVGEPEIDIQKIEPIKHMHDMDDEEQSGVQRMMFDQHQKMMGKPQSHEMVSLLLFLHWVLHLSLLHLKIHRAAFFSLLSLV